The following are encoded together in the Leucoraja erinacea ecotype New England chromosome 13, Leri_hhj_1, whole genome shotgun sequence genome:
- the smpx gene encoding small muscular protein isoform X1 encodes MFGFNCLFSFPAGNQASLYKMSKRSSNVKSIQANINIPMGALLPGAGHPSKRKECTIDADEGTCNKSDEKKELPGAVKLPGPTVNLKQLQDAKSELKFVPKV; translated from the exons ATGTTTGGATTTAATTGTCTTTTCTCGTTCCCAGCGGGAAATCAGGCCTCTCTCTACAAAATGTCCAAACGAAGTTCCAACGTCAAATCTATTCAG GCCAACATAAACATACCCATGGGTGCCTTACTGCCTGGAGCGGGACATCCCAGCAAAAGAAAAGAATGTACAATAGATGCCGACGAG GGGACATGCAATAAATCAGATGAGAAGAAAGAGTTGCCTGGAGCAGTGAAATTACCGGGACCGACCGTCAACCTCAAGCAGCTTCAAGATGCCAAGAGTGAGCTCAAATTTGTCCCCAAGGTTTAG
- the smpx gene encoding small muscular protein isoform X2, translating into MSKRSSNVKSIQANINIPMGALLPGAGHPSKRKECTIDADEGTCNKSDEKKELPGAVKLPGPTVNLKQLQDAKSELKFVPKV; encoded by the exons ATGTCCAAACGAAGTTCCAACGTCAAATCTATTCAG GCCAACATAAACATACCCATGGGTGCCTTACTGCCTGGAGCGGGACATCCCAGCAAAAGAAAAGAATGTACAATAGATGCCGACGAG GGGACATGCAATAAATCAGATGAGAAGAAAGAGTTGCCTGGAGCAGTGAAATTACCGGGACCGACCGTCAACCTCAAGCAGCTTCAAGATGCCAAGAGTGAGCTCAAATTTGTCCCCAAGGTTTAG
- the gtpbp8 gene encoding GTP-binding protein 8 — MRRMFTVRSSLPCLAQVLKVAQERAFSICLVHGNAHKLSSVHTISKLTTKKLKSIIFPLKDLEQYLVKNANKLNSHLFAPSFEDIAAAEQFFVPSKSHIIDYFTSAVRIDHAPVTVQPEVCFIGRSNVGKSSLIKSLFSLVPGLEVRVSKNPGHTKKMNFFKVGKAFTLLDMPGYGYRAPSDFVEMVEMYLQARQNLRRTFLLLDGSIGIQEADQIAIEMCEEFGIPYVLVLTKIDRPQQGNLMKVIMSVQEVIEKQTLGCFPQLFLVSSLNYSGIHLLRCFIAHVTGNLTIKEDISISS, encoded by the exons ATGAGAAGAATGTTCACAGTACGATCAAGTTTGCCGTGCTTGGCACAAGTGTTAAAAGTGGCACAAGAGAGAGCTTTTTCAATCTGTCTGGTCCATGGAAACGCACACAAACTATCTTCTGTCCATACAATTTCCAAACTTACCACAAAGAAACTTAAGAGTATTATTTTTCCGCTCAAAGACTTGGAACAGTACTTAGTCAAGAATGCAAATAAACTGAACTCTCATCTATTTGCTCCAAGTTTTGAAGATATTGCTGCTGCAGAACAATTCTTCGTGCCTTCGAAATCACACATTATAGATTATTTCACCTCTGCGGTCAGGATTGATCACGCACCAGTGACAGTTCAACCTGAG GTGTGTTTTATAGGGAGAAGCAATGTTGGAAAGTCTTCATTAATAAAATCTTTGTTTTCCTTGGTTCCTGGTTTAGAAGTAAGAGTTTCAAAAAATCCT GGGCATACAAAGAAAATGAATTTCTTTAAAGTGGGAAAGGCTTTTACTCTGCTGGATATGCCTGGTTATGGATACAGGGCACCTTCTGATTTTGTGGAAATGGTGGAGATGTATCTACAAGCAAGACAGAA CTTAAGgagaacatttttattgttggatgGTTCAATAGGAATTCAAGAAGCAGACCAAATAGCAATTGAGATGTGTGAGGAGTTTGGAATTCCATATGTT CTAGTATTAACGAAGATTGACAGACCCCAGCAGGGTAATCTAATGAAGGTGATCATGAGTGTACAAGAAGTGATAGAGAAGCAGACTCTCGGCTGTTTTCCTCAGCTCTTCCTTGTCAg TTCTTTGAACTATTCTGGGATTCATCTGTTAAGGTGCTTCATTGCTCACGTTACTGGGAATCTTACGATTAAAGAGGATATCTCCATTTCTTCATGA